The Lytechinus pictus isolate F3 Inbred chromosome 10, Lp3.0, whole genome shotgun sequence genome includes a window with the following:
- the LOC135155627 gene encoding uncharacterized protein LOC135155627 — MKDLKDKRSAGVAVEKEKDKNSDRVAAEISSMELENVSLADRAAAAKGTTGSERTRGVPAVQKSSDRSAVATARPKTSKSKDEIGMVNNRLDRLEGLLCQFMEALPNKQDDMAGMGHAQPERHFDLGRSETASTASHTEGIMEVEDESTSAELESCTEMTESLKVPAFAAKFAVASDIGQPLEEELANSVNYLMSHHLEEKVLDETSSKYPCPSNCRVIDTPKVNQTIWDNLSASVRTKDVKLQRVQKSLTRGISAYVSLLDPNNMSSEQQDVLALLCNANFEMNALRKELIKPDLNTKFTHLCKPTNPVTKYLFGDDLGKQVKDLQDQHKAAAGVMKGGYKKPKPSYRPYPSQGHERRYKEAGWTSRTSYSDSPGSASRPFLGQRTQWRRRAPQVPHTFTPTAAREGHQAPQFRKSSQGQGRK; from the coding sequence ATGAAGGATTTAAAGGATAAACGTTCCGCAGGCGTGGCCgtggaaaaggaaaaggacaaGAATTCCGACCGCGTAGCGGCGGAAATTTCGAGTATGGAGTTGGAAAACGTGAGTCTGGCTGACCGTGCTGCGGCGGCCAAGGGGACGACAGGATCGGAGCGCACCCGGGGAGTTCCGGCGGTGCAGAAGTCTAGCGATCGCTCGGCGGTCGCGACGGCTCGGCCGAAAACGTCTAAGTCGAAGGATGAAATTGGAATGGTGAACAATCGTCTCGACAGACTCGAAGGCTTACTTTGCCAATTTATGGAGGCTCTTCCCAATAAACAAGATGATATGGCAGGCATGGGACATGCACAGCCAGAGCGACATTTTGATCTTGGTCGCAGTGAAACAGCCTCCACCGCAAGTCATACAGAGGGAATTATGGAAGTTGAAGATGAGAGCACAAGTGCAGAGTTGGAGTCTTGCACGGAGATGACTGAATCACTAAAAGTTCCAGCTTTTGCTGCTAAATTTGCGGTAGCATCAGACATTGGGCAACCTCTTGAGGAAGAATTGGCTAACTCTGTGAATTACTTAATGAGCCATCACTTGGAGGAAAAAGTGCTGGATGAGACCAGCAGCAAATATCCATGCCCGTCAAACTGCAGAGTCATTGACACTCCGAAAGTTAATCAGACAATTTGGGACAATTTGTCTGCCTCTGTCCGTACCAAGGATGTCAAACTTCAGAGGGTCCAAAAATCTCTTACGAGGGGCATCTCGGCTTACGTCAGTCTTCTTGATCCAAATAACATGTCCTCTGAACAACAGGACGTTTTGGCATTGTTATGCAATGCTAATTTTGAGATGAATGCCCTCCGCAAAGAACTGATAAAGCCAGATCTTAACACAAAGTTTACTCATCTTTGCAAGCCCACAAATCCAGTAACAAAGTACCTATTCGGAGATGATCTGGGCAAGCAGGTGAAAGACTTGCAAGACCAGCATAAAGCGGCAGCTGGAGTTATGAAAGGTGGTTATAAAAAACCGAAACCATCATATAGACCTTATCCAAGCCAAGGGCATGAACGTAGATATAAAGAAGCTGGTTGGACGTCGCGGACATCCTACTCTGACTCACCAGGCAGTGCGTCAAGACCTTTTTTAGGCCAGCGAACCCAGTGGAGGAGAAGAGCTCCACAGGTCCCTCACACATTCACACCGACAGCAGCTCGGGAGGGACATCAAGCCCCACAGTTCAGAAAGTCCAGCCAAGGGCAGGGCAGAAAGTAG
- the LOC129269680 gene encoding meiosis-specific with OB domain-containing protein-like encodes MAWAGNIGGDFGSQNTWPDGTPIKHGLGLGPSKRASNQAYGAGDEERKGNLKDLTAQASNVVVIGIVIAKQKPRQVQSKTNPGTDRSVFGFTLRDSPVDFINASCWGSSEHVLELSNKFRIGDIVELKNPQVQTKSNSEIEERCRPWTPSAFQLNVSERYSKLNLYDGWHAEPFGALQHMPIRESTDYYTLGDVLANGRNLHGEHINLLTLVKKVGAPKDIVTKGGRETKRCEVSLFDETCSSFSMVIWDEEVIDLVQQWEPKETVIFAVDIVAKYDDFRNTMVASVDSKSIFTVNPDTREAHSLYKFGKSCTADEESSEDTRESIDLQTIHDVYMIDELKAKMNDKQPMMMQSPYGIVYAFLSSYDLDGPSSAVLSMRCTSCRWRVDKETGTCLNSNCSAALTDQSQAVLNYDLRVSLSDLSGTISGVFIGGYVAEQIIGKSAEDFSKCSKGELTRIKWQRLLERCKVYFKIQERPGIVNGSSSFLKILHCERAEPDEVLKNIRSRQTQASHVQ; translated from the exons ATGGCATGGGCAGGCAATATCGGTGGTGACTTTGGTTCCCAGAATACCTGGCCAGATGGGACACCTATCAAGCATGGACTTGGACTTGGACCATCAAAAAGAGCATCAAACCAAGCATACGGTGCTGGTGATGAAGAGAGGAAGGGGAACCTCAAAGATTTGACTGCACAGGCATCCAATGTG GTTGTCATTGGCATTGTAATTGCAAAACAGAAACCAAGACAAGTGCAAAGTAAAACAA ATCCTGGTACTGATCGTTCAGTGTTTGGTTTCACCCTCCGCGATTCTCCTGTTGATTTCATCAATGCGTCTTGCTGGGGTTCAAGCGAACATGTGCTGGAACTCAGCAATAAATTCAGAATTGGGGATATTG TTGAGCTGAAGAACCCACAAGTTCAGACTAAGTCAAATAGTGAAATAGAGGAGAGATGCAGACCGTGGACTCCAAG CGCCTTCCAACTGAACGTGAGCGAACGCTACTCCAAGCTGAACCTGTATGACGGATGGCATGCTGAGCCGTTCGGAGCCTTACAGCACATGCCAATTAGAGAGAGCACTGATTACTATACCCTGGGTGATGTCCTGGCTAATGGGCGCAATCTTCACGGAGAGCACATCAACCTCCTAACACTCGTCAAGAAG GTTGGTGCTCCAAAAGACATTGTAACAAAAGGAGGTCGGGAGACAAAGAGATGCGAGGTGTCTCTCTTTGATGAGACATGCTCCTCTTTTTCTATGGTCAT ctGGGATGAAGAAGTTATAGATCTGGTGCAGCAATGGGAACCCAAGGAAACAG TGATATTTGCTGTGGATATTGTAGCAAAATATGATGATTTCCGGAACACGATGGTAGCCAGTGTGGACTCTAAATCCATCTTCACAGTCAATCCtg ATACCCGGGAGGCACATTCTCTATACAAGTTTGGTAAATCATGTACAGCTGATGAAGAGAGTTCAGAAGACACAAGAGAGAGCATTGATT TACAAACCATCCATGATGTATACATGATAGACGAGTTGAAGGCTAAGATGAATGACAAGCAACCGATGATGATGCAATCACCTTATGGCATTGTCTATGCGTTCCTTTCATCCTATGATCTGGATGGACCGTCGTCTGCTGTGTTATCTATGAGATG TACAAGCTGTCGGTGGAGAGTAGATAAGGAGACAGGGACATGCTTGAATAGCAATTGTTCTGCTGCCCTCACTGACCAATCCCAGGCCGTTTTGAACTATGACCTCAGGGTCAGTCTGTCTGACCTGTCCGGAACTATCAGTGGGGTCTTTATCGGAGGATATGTGGCAGAGCAAATCATTGGAAAATCG GCTGAGGACTTCTCCAAGTGTTCCAAAGGTGAGCTGACGAGGATCAAATGGCAGCGGCTTCTCGAGAGGTGCAAGGTGTACTTCAAGATTCAGGAGAGACCCGGGATCGTCAACGGCTCTTCTTCGTTTCTCAAGATATTGCATTGCGAGAGAGCTGAACCCGATGAGGTACTCAAGAACATCAGGTCTAGACAGACACAGGCATCTCATGTACAGTAG